The Sulfurospirillum deleyianum DSM 6946 nucleotide sequence AATTTATTTTTTAATTATTTTTTTATAGTTAAATTCAAGGGTAATAACATTTTAAGGAGGTCATTATGGCTGATATTACCCGACGTAATTTTGTTAAACTTGGAGCACTAAGTGCAGGAATGGTCGCATTAGGCGAAAATACCCTCAGTGCAAGTGCGCTTGAGCAAAAAGGTGTCAAATACGATCAAGAATATGATGTTGTGGTTATTGGTTCTGGATTTGCAGGACTTGCCGCAACGATTACCGCAGCAGAGAAAGGTCTTAAAGTATGTGTCATTGAGAAAATGGGACGTTTTGGAGGTAATTCAATTATTAACGGTGGCTTATTTGCCGTGGTCAATAGTCCAAAACAAAAAGCAGAAGGTGTTCAAGATTCTATTGAGCTTTATCTCAAAGATATGCTCAAAGCAGGGTTAAATATGAACCACACAGATAATCTTAAAGTCATTGCCGCAAGAAGTGCTGACGCGCTTAAATTGACTGAAAAGTGCGGTGCAAAATATTATGAAAAACTTTCTCACCTTGGTGGGCACTCTATTCCTAGAACCTATTTAACATCCACCGCAAGTGGTGCTGGGATTGTTCAACCTATGTTAAGCTATGCAGAAAAACTCTCCAATGTCATACTGAAAAACCGAACAAAATTTGATGATTTTATTGCAGACGATTCTGGACGTATTGTAGGCGTTGTTATAAGAGAAGACTACAAATTTGATATGAAAGCCTTAGATGACAATGCAGAAAATAAAACAGGAGATATCAAATACATTAAAGCACGTAAAGGTGTGATTCTTGCTAGCGGTGGTTTTTGTAGAGACACTTTCTTACGTAGTATGCAAGACCCTAGTATTCCTCTTGAATGCGACACGACAAATCAGCCAGGTGCAACGGGTGAAGTGATTATGAAAGCGTTAGAATTAGGTGCCGTACCCGTTCAAATGTCATGGATTCAATGGGGTCCTTGGGCAAGTCCAGATGAAAAAGGATTTGGTACGGCTTCTAATTTTAACATCAATGCAACCTTTAGATACGGTATTACGGTCGATACAAAAACAGGTAAACGTTTTATGAATGAATTAGCTGACCGTCGTGTTCGTTCGCTTGCGATGTTTGATGTCATAGGAAAGGATCAAAACTATCCTATCAACATTTGTGATCAAGCCGCTGTTGATAAAATCATTCCTGATTTAACTGCAAAAGCACTCGCTTCAGGTGTTGTTAAAAAATTCAATACCCTCGATGAATTAGCAGCAGCCTACAAAATCCCCGTTGCTGAATTGAAAAAAACCGTTGAAGCCTATAATGGATATGTCACAGCTAAGAAAGATACAGAATTTGGAAAACCCGTTCAAGGTGTAGAGGGTGTACAAGTCAGTAAACCTCCATTTTATGGTACCAGAGGCGTTCCAAAACTCCACTACACTATGGGTGGTTTAAAAATCAATGACAAAGCGCAAGTCATCTGCACAAAAACAAAAAAACCTATTCCTGGTCTTTTTGCCGCAGGTGGTGTCAATGGTGGTATCCATGGTGCAAGTCGTTTGGGTAGTTGCTCTATTCCAGACTGTCTTGTCTTTGGTATCGTTGCGGGAGAAAATATCTAAATGAAACCAAGAGCACACAATACATTTGTAGCTCTTTGTCTTTTTTTATGTTTTACTCTTTTACCTTTAACGCTTTTTGCAGGAGAAGAGTCCTCTTCTCCTGATTTAAAAGGAAGAGAAACCGTAACGATGACACAAGAGTTCAAAGAAAAATATCCTCTCAAACGTGTCCACGCAAAATTATCTTTAGACTGTCTCTTTTGTCATGAAGGAGAGGGAAATAATCCTGAAGCATTTAAAGCGGTTAGAGAAAAAACCTGTCTTGAATGCCATGGCTCTAAAGAAAAAATTGCACAACGTTTAGATTTTATAGGCAAACCAAACCCACACAACTCCATTCATGATGGAACACGCTTATCCTGTGATGAGTGTCATAATGAGCACAAAGAGTCTACCAACATGTGTGCGGAATGTCATGAAAAAGAGATTGCTACGAATATGTGGATGAGGAAAACGCCATGAAACTTAAACTATTTATCTTTCTATCCATCGGTATTGGTGTTGGATTGGTGTTGAGTCTTGTCACTTACTATGGACTTCACAAAACAAGCGATCAAAAGTTTTGTGTCATCTGCCATGAAATGGATCCTATGGTGGTGGCTTACAGAGAAGATGTACACGGAGGTGCGGGAAAATTAGGAGCAAGTGCGAAGTGTGTTGATTGTCATTTACCCCATGATAATATCCTCAAATACATCTATACCAAAGCAAGAAACGGTGTTGTAGAAGGAAGTATTCATCTCTTTGGCGATCCTTCTAAAATTAATTGGATTGAGAAAAGAGCACACAGAGAAAGTTTTGTCTTTGATGATGGCTGTTTAGAATGTCATGGCAATCTCCTCTCAACTCAAACAGCTTCCAAACAAGCACAGAAAATGCACACACATTATCAAAGCCTCAAAGGAACAGATAAAGAAATTCATTGTGCTTCGTGTCATATTGATGCAGGACATCAAAATATGCGAAATATCTTAAATTATTACACCCCAGAATTTGAGATAATGAAGGAGCACATGAAAGAGAAAAAGAGTGAAATACAAGAAAAATATCAACACTATGGCATCCAAAAGGAGAAGTAAAAAGCTTTCTTTTTATGCCTCATTTTTCATATTTGGTATCCTTATTAAAACTTTACATGTAAAATGAAATGAGAGCAATTATGCTACAATCATTTCATTAAAAATAAGGATACCTTATATGAGTTTTTTTAATGAAGTCGTCGATAGAACCCAAACACCTTCTGAAAAATGGAACAAATACAAAGGCATAGATGTCATTCCCGCATGGGTTGCTGATATGGATTTTAAATCGCCTCCGTGTGTGATTGAAGCTTTGCAAAAGCGTGTGAGTGAGGGTGTTTTTGGCTATACCTCTGTTGATGATGAAACCTATGCTGCGATTATTGGTTTTATCAAACGCCACTATGGCTGGGAAATTCGCAAAGAGTGGTTGGTCTTTACGCAGGGTGTGGTGAGCAGTATGAACATTGCGTGTATGGTGATTGAGACGGGAAGTGTCATGACCACAACGCCTATTTATCCCCATTTTATCAAAGCACCTAAACACGCAGGACATGAGGTTATTGCTATTAAGATGAAAGAAGAAAACAACCGTTGGACGCTTGATTTTGAAGCGATGGAAGCACACATAACTCCTACATGTAAACTTTTTATGCTCTGCAATCCTTACAACCCAGCAGGTACGGTTTTTACATGTAAAGAGTTAGAGCAATTAGGAGCCTTTTGTGTGAAGCATGACCTCACCCTCTGTTCAGATGAAATTCATGCTGATTTGCTGTTAAAACCAGAGGCAAAACACATTCCTATTGCCTCACTCAGCCCCGCACTTCAAGAGCGCACCATTACCCTCATGGCGCCTAGTAAAACCTTTAATATCGCAGGGCTTCAAGCCTCTTTTGCCATCATTCCCAACGCCACACTTCGTAAACGCTTTAAAGAGAGTATGGGAAGCATGGTTGGAGGCATTAATCTTTTAGGCATTACTGCCATGAGAACCGCCTACGAAAAAGGCGATGCGTGGTTAGCGGAGCTTCGTCTTTATTTGGCAGAAAACCTCAAACTCGTTCAAGCCTTTGTCGCCAAAAATCCAAAACTTAAACTCCTAGAACACGAAGCCACGTTTTTAGCATGGATAGACGCTTCGGCTTTACATGTAGAAAGCCCGCACGAATTTTTTCTGGAATTTGGCGTGGGACTGAGTGATGGGGAGCCTTTTGGCGACAAAAATTTTGTACGCTTAAACTTTGGAACACAAAAAAATCTTTTAGAGGAGATTCTAAAACGCATGCAAAAAGCAATGGATAGTTTAAAAATTTAAGGCAAAATCGCTAAAATCATATAATTTTTTTAAGGGACACGATGAAACTTTTCTATCTTATAATACTTGCTTTTCTCTTTTTAGTGACAGGGTGTAGTCAAAAAACTTTAGTGCAAACGCCCCCACCTGTTATCCAGCCTGATGATACACCTAAACGCATGGGAATCCTTCAAAATGCACTCAAACACCATGGTAAAAAAGATGGTGGGGATTGTTCAGGATTTGTCACGTTGGTCAATAAAGAGAGCTTTGCCCCTTACTTTACAACCGAAGAGCTCAATGAGTACTTTGAAGATTCAAGGCGTTCACTCGCCATCTATAATCTTTTAGAGACCCAAAACCGTCTTTACCATGAAAAACCTAAAGTGGGCGATCTTGTCTTCTTTGCCAATACCGTTAAAGAATACGCTAAAGCAAAAAAAAGTGTCGACAACATTACTCATATTGGTATCATTACGAAAATTGATAACGATGAAACCGTACATTTTATTCACCATACCAAAGGAAAAAATCTCATTAGCCAAATGAATTTAAACTATCCAACAGACGTCAACTACGAAGAAAAAAAGATCAATTCCTACATGGAAAAATGCCCTAAAAATGAAGGCTATCTCTGCTTAGCCCCTGCTTATTTTAGTGCTTATGGGAGTATCAAATGAAACAGATTATGTTAAGCCTTAGTGCCCTATTGCTGTGTGGATGTGCCATGACGCAGGTTGAAGTTTCACCTACAAACAATGTCGCTGAAGCCAAAGTGGAACCTAAAATGTACATCGACAATGAACCCACCAATGAACTCTTACTTGAAAAAGAGAAAGAAAGTTATGTTTTGCGTCATGCGCCACAACGCTCATCACGTGAAACGATTGTGGAAAATGCTATGATGTATTTGGGAAAACGAGACGGTGGGGATTGTTCAGGATTTGTCAATCTTATCAATCTTAAAACAGGTCGTCCTTTTTACGATGAAAAAGAGTTAAACGCTAGTTTTGATAACGCACGAAAATCCCGTGCCATGTTTAATCTTATGTCTAAAAAAGGTAATGCTTACGAGGCACGACTTCCAAATCTTGGAGACCTTGTCTTTTTTGAAAATACCGAGCGAAGAGCCACCCCTAAAACCAAAAAAACAGTTAAAAGCAAAACAAAAAATGCTAAAAAAGAGATTGTTCAAAAAAAGCCATCTGTGCCAAATGTGGCTGAGAACATCACTCATGTGGGCATTGTCACCAAAGTGGAAGCTGATGGTACGGTAGAGTTTATTCACCACTCCAATGGTAAAAATATTTTAGATTATATGAATTTTAACTACCCCATGCTCACACACAAAGATGGCAAAAAAATCAATACCTACATGAAGCGTTGCCCCTCAAAAAAAGGTGCGGCACAACCACAATGTATGAATATCGCCTTTTTCGTGGCGTATGGGACATTTTAGAATGAGTTACATGTAAAGTCTAAATAGGAAGCAAAGAGGTGCTTTCACACCTCTTAAAGAGTACTAGATATCTTGTTCGATAACTTCTTGGAAACGGTTAAAATAACGATCTTTGATAGCCTCAACAGATTTTGAAATATCATTACATGTAAAATTATTTCCACCCACGGTTCCAATTTTCACAGCGCTTAAACCGCTCTCTTTTACCATCACTTCAAAGCCTGAAACATTACTGACTTCAACAATCGCACGAGAAAAACTCTCTGAAAAAATATCTCGTACATCATTCAATGCAACGTTACATGTAACGCCTTTTCCACTCTTTGCAGCCATCTTAGCAAGCGCAATGGCAATACCACCTACGTTCACATCTTTAGCCGCACTGAGGTAGCCTTTTTTATTGGCTTCAATCACCAAATTCCAAAGCTTCAACTCTTTTGCATAATCCAAAGGAGCCAATGTTCCTTCCACTTTACCAAACAGCTCTTTCATATACAAACTGCCACCAAAATCGCTTTTGGTTTCACCGATAAGATAAAGAGATGCGCCCTCATTTTGGAAACTTGATGGTAATGTTTTGTTGGCATCTTGATTGAGTCCAACCATCACAATGGCAGGCGTTGGGAAAACACCCACACCATTGGTTTCGTTGTACAACGAGACGTTACCACTTACAACAGGCGTGTTAAGAGCCGCACATGCCTCTTTGATGCCATAACAACCCTCAGCAAATTGCCACATCACTTCGGGGTTTTCAGGATTTCCGTAGTTGAGACAATCGGTGATGGCAAGAGGTGTTGCGCCACTCATCGCAACATTTCTTCCACTCTCAGCCACCGCAGCTGCTGCACCCATTTTAGGGTCGATGTAGTTATAACGTGGGTTACAATCGCTACTCATCGCAATGGCTTTTCCATTCTCTTTAATACGAATCACACTTGCATCAAGGCTGCCTGGTGCTTTAATCGTATTGGTTTGTACGGTTGAGTCGTATTGGTCAAAAATCCATGATTTATCAGAAATTTCAACAGAGTTTAAAAGGGTATCAAACGCTTTTTGATTCTCAACTTTGTCAAAATCATTGATGGTTGTCTTTTGAATGCTCGCCAAATAAGCAGGCTCTTTGGTTGGTCTATCATAAATCGGTGCTTGTTCACTCACAGGCTGGACTGGCATATCAGCCACTTTTTCGCCATGCCAGAAAAGCTCCATATTTCCAGTAGCAGTAACTTCACCGATGATTTCAGCATTAAGGTCCCATTTTCTAAAGATATCAACCACTTTATCTTCATACCCTTTTTTCGCACAAATGAGCATACGCTCTTGTGATTCTGAGAGCATAAATTCAAAGGGTTGCATCCCTTCTTCACGTGCTGGAACTTTATCTAAGTGCATAATCATACCGCTACCACTGCGTCCTGCCATCTCAAAAGAACTCGACGTTAAACCCGCCGCACCCATATCTTGGATACCTACAATGTAGTCGGTTTTAAAGAGTTCTAAACACGCTTCAAGTAAAAGTTTTTCAGCAAAAGGATCACCCACTTGAACGGTTGGACGAAGGCTTTTATTCGCTTCGGTAAAGCTATCGCTCGCCATAACAGCACCACCCAAACCATCACGACCTGTTTTAGAACCTACATACACCACAGGATTACCAATCCCCTCAGCTCTGCCGTAAAAAATTTCATCGCTTTTTGCAAGACCGAGTGTAAAAGCATTGACAAGAATGTTTCCATTGTAACTCTCATCAAAAAATGTTTCGCCACCAATAGTAGGAACACCCATACAGTTACCGTATCCACCGATACCCGCAACCACACCACGGACTAAATAGCGTTGATGATGAGAAATGTCATCGTTATTGGTGACATTACCAAAGCGAAGTGAGTTCATGTTGGCTACTGGACGTGCACCCATGGTAAAGACGTCTCTTAAGATTCCGCCCACACCGGTTGCCGCACCTTGATAAGGCTCGATAAAACTAGGGTGATTGTGAGATTCCATTTTAAAGACAGCCGCCATACCGTCTCCTACGTCAATAACACCCGCATTTTCACCTGGACCTTGAATCACCCATGGTGCTTTGGTAGGAAAGCCATTCAGATATTTTTTACTGGATTTGTAAGAGCAGTGTTCGCTCCACATGGATGAGAAGATACCAATCTCTAGCATATTAGGCTCACGTCCTAAAATGTTCAAAATATTTTCATATTCGTCTTTTGTCAACTTATGTTTTTTTAACACTGCGTCTAAATTTTCCATGGATTATCGCCCTATGTGATGTAATTAAAATGGGCTTATTGTACAAAAAAGGAGCTAAAAGTTAGTTTTGACGCAAATACTCCTCACACGCTTCTGCACTCATGGGTTTTGCAAATAAAAAGCCTTGCGCCAGATGACATCCGTTTTTAAGTAAAAACTCTTCTTGCTCCTCTTCTTCAACGCCTTCTGCTAAGACTTCAAGTCTTAAGCCTTGCGCTAAAGAAACAATGGCTCTTAAAATAGCCCTATCTTCATAATCATAAGGTAAATCTTTGATGAAAGAACGGTCAATTTTGAGTTTTTGTAAAGGGAGTTGTTTGAGATAACTTAAAGAAGAATACCCTGTTCCAAAATCATCCACAGCAATGCTAAAGCCCAAATCTTGAAGTTCTTGAAGCATCAAAATAGACGATTCTGCTTTGGTCATAATGTAACTCTCTGTCACCTCAAGTTCAATCAAAGAAGCATCAACGCCAATTTCCTTGCGAATTGCCTCCAATCTATCCACAAAATTCTCTTCTTCTATTTGGATACCTGAAATATTAATCGCCATTCTCCCAGTCAAAAGCTTCTCTTCACTCCACTGCTTGACCTGTTGCAACGCCTTTTTAAAAACCATTTCACCCATAGGAATAATCAAACGATTTTCTTCTGCCCTTGGGATAAAAACATTCGGTCCTAAAATGCCTTTTGAAGGTTCATTCCATCGTATCAGCGCCTCAATACCAATCACTTTTTTCGTTTTAAGGTCTATTTGAGGCTGATAATAGAGCACAAACTCATCATTATCAAGAGCTCGTTTGATTTCATTATCAAGTTTCGTCGATTTGACAATCGTATCGGTCATATCTTGCGTGTAAAACACATAACGATTTTTACCATTGCTTTTTGCTTCATACATCGCTGTATCTGCATTTTTAAATAACATTTCAAAGCTCGTGCCATCTTGAGGAGAACACGCCACGCCAATGCTAACCCCCAATAAAAAACTATCTTCTTCTAAAACAATGGGTTCAACCAAACTACGCACCAAATCCTCACACAAACTTCCTACATGTAAATGCCCATTGGTTAAAATTACAAACTCATCACCGCCCACACGGGCTAAAAAATCACTCTCGCACAGACAACTTGCAAAACGTTTTGCCACAATTTGAATCACTCTATCACCAATAGAATGTCCATACATGTCATTGATATTTTTAAAATAATCCAAATCTAAAAATAAAAACGCCATCAACGAATTATCATCTAAGCGTCGTTTTTCAAACTCTTGTCTTAAATAGGCACGATTAGGAAGTCTCGTTAACGGATCATTCAGCGCTAAAAAAAGCATATCTTCTTGCGTGCGTTTGCGATCACTGATGTCACGATGGGTTCCCGCAAGCCTTAAAGGAGCACCGGTCTTTTCATCCCGCTTTACCACCGCCCCAGAACCTTCTATCCAAACCCAATGCCCATCTTTATGTTGCATCCGAAACTCAATCACATAAGGTTTGTTATTACGAATGGTACTTTCAATCGCTTTGTCTGCAACAATTTTATCGCTAGGATGAATTCTCTCAGCCCAATCTTTAAAATCATCTTGAATATCCCCACGCATTAAGCCTAAGAAACCAAGCCATCGATCATTAACCCACTGTTGATGGTTGACATAATCCCAATCCCAATACCCTAAATTTGCCCCTTCTATCACATATTCAAGTCGTTGGCGATGTTCATTGAGATTTTTGCGAATAGACTCTATCTCATCAATTTTTGCCTTAATCAGAAAATAGAGCATCAAAGAAGTAATCAAAATAAAAAAGAGTCCCTTAATAGTTTGCAAAGAGCTTATAAGAGAGTTATCGTGAATAAAAAAACCCACAACGCTATCCGAAAACAAAATCCACAAAATAGAAAAAAAAGCATACACTAAAACAATGCGCAAAGGGTTCATCATAATTCGCATACGCCTCGTCTCCTTTTAGAGATTTATTTCGCATTTATTATACAGATATTTATATTATTTTGATGAAAGTTCAGCTAAGATTCAACTTTTAAATTTACTTCGTAGAGGCGGTACCTTTTATGTTTGGATTAGGTATATCAGAACTCCTAATAATTGCCATCATAGCAATTATCTTTTTAGGACCAGAAAAATTACCAGAAGCAATGGTTAAAGGTGCAAAATTTTTTAAAACATTTAAAAACAGCATCAACGATGTCAAAAGTTCCTTTGAACAAGAGATGAAAATTCAAGAGCTTAAAGAAGAAGCACTTACTTATAAGAAGAAATTGGATGAAGCAGCAACCAGCGCACGCAAAGTGATTAGCTTTGATGAACTTGAAGAGATTAAAAAGACAACCCAAGGTGTTAACGATTCTCTCAAAGAGTTAGAAAACAGTGTGAAAGAAAGTGTTTCACATCCAACACCTATCTCTTCGGAAGAGACTAAAATAACGACAGCAGAAGCACTCCCTTCTTCAACTGCATCCCAAATACCTGAAACCAAAAAAGAGGTAACTGCCTAATGTTTGATGAGTTAAAACCACATCTTGCCGAACTTCGTAAACGTCTTGGTATCTCCTTAATTGTCGTTCTTGTTATGTTCTTATGTTGTTTTGCATTTTGGCAACCCCTACTTTCTTTTATGATTGCTCCTTTAAAAGCAGTACTTCCAGAAGGGAGTAATGTCATTTTTACAGGCGTACAAGAACCATTTTTTACTGCCATGAAAGTCGCTTTTTTTGCAGGATTTATTCTTTCACTTCCTGTTATTTTTTGGCAATTTTGGCTTTTTGTTGCACCAGGACTTTATGACAATGAAAAAAAACTTGTTGTTCCTTTTGTCTTAGCTGCCACTCTTATGTTTTTAATAGGTGCTTCTTTTTGTTATTATGTAGTTGTTCCCCTTGCTTTTGCCTTTTTGGTCGCTTTTGGTAGCGCCCTTTTTACAGCATTACCAAGCATTGGAGAGTATGTCGGCTTTTTTACAAAATTCATTGTAGGATTTGGACTCTCTTTTGAAATGCCCGTCGTCATCTTCTTTTTCGCCAAACTAGGACTCGTAGATGATCAAGGTTTAAAAGAGTTTTTCCGCTACGCAATTGTCATTATCTTTACCGTTGCGGGGATTTTAACACCACCTGATGTTTTATCGCAATTTTTAATGGCTGGACCTTTGCTTATTTTATATGGTATCTCCATTTTAGTTGCCAAAGCGGTCAATCCTTATCAAGCACCCGATACCAGTGAAGAGAAAAATGACGATGATGAAAACAAAGAGGACTAAGCTATCGATCCGTTTTTAAAATCCACGTATGATTATTATCTTCCTACCGAACGTATCGCCACACATCCTGTTGAACCACGGGATGAGGCGAGACTTTTGGTCTTTAATCGAAGCAGTGGGCAGATAACACACACCTTTTTTAAGCATCTTTTTGATTTTCTTCCAGAAGATATTGGCGTTCTTCTTAACGATACAAGAGTTGTTAAAGCACGTATTTTTGGAAAAAAAGAGAGTGGCGGAGAGATAGAACTGCTTTTAAATGCCCCGTTGCAAGAGAATCTCTACTCTGTTTATATTAAAGGACGTGTTAAAAAAGGAATGAGGCTCTTTTTTGATGCAGACTTAGAAGCAGAGCTCATCGAACTCAAAGAAGATGGCACACGTCTGGTTGCTTTTTTTAGAAAAAATGAAGCACTTCATACCAAAGCTTTGTTTGATATTTTAGAAATAATTGGGCATATTCCACTTCCTCCGTATATTAAACGTGAAGATCAAGAAGAAGATAGCGTAGATTATCAAACGGTGTTTGCTAAAGAGCAAGGTGCCGTAGCAGCGCCCACCGCTTCTCTTCATTTTACAGATAGTATGTTTGAGGCACTGAAAAAACGTTATGAAACGCACTTTTTAACCTTACATGTAGGCGCAGGTACCTTTAAGCCTGTTGAAGCAGAACACATTTTAGAACATGTAATGCACTCAGAAATCTATACCATTCCAGAGCTTACATGTAAACTCATAGAGTCCAAAAAACCTCTTCTTGCGGTGGGTACAACCGTCACACGAACGGTTGAATATTATGCAAGGACAAACATACCCGTAGGCAAATGTGACCTTTTCTTGCATCCTAACAATCCACCCTTACGTGTCAATCATCTTTTAACCAATTTTCATCTTCCTAAATCCACACTCATTATGTTAGTCGCTTCATTTATTGGGATTGAAAAAACGCTAGAATTGTATGAAGAAGCCGTAAAAGAGAAGTATCGCTTCTTCTCCTACGGCGATGCAATGCTGATTATTTAGCGTTTTATGCTTTCATATCCAGCAAAGTACCGAGCATTTCATCTTGAGCTTGAATGGGTTTTGTATTCGCTTCAAAGGCTCTCTCGAGTGAGATTTGGTCTGTAAACTCGGTCTCTAAATCGGTACTATTTTGAGTTTGAGCGCTCTGCGCCACCACTGCATCATTTTGGTTTGTAATGGTTGTTTGTGTTGCTTTAAACTCTTCCGTATTTACATTAGCAACATTATGAGCGCTGTTTCCCATCCAGCTTGACATTGCCATCATCGCATTTGCATTAATCTGCATGAGAACCTCCTTTTTTATTAGAGTTCTTTCAAAACTCTTGGCATACCTTTAAAGCAAAGCTCAAAACGTAGTTTCTGTGAAAAGGCTACGTTAACACTGGGTTTTCTCGGCGGAATGCCCACGCACCCTTGTACTTTTCCTGCTTACAAAATGCATTTTGCAAGCAGTTTGTTCAGGAAAACTATACTCCCACTGCTTTGAAAAATATCTAAAAAATAAACATTAAACATAAATCGTCTCATTTCTTTTGACAATATGCACCTTCAAGCCTGTATTCTCTTTTAAATAAGTTTTAAAAAGCTCTAGTTTATCAGGTTCGCCATGAATCAAATAGATATGATTTAAGCCTTCCATTGGTTTTATCCATTGCAACATATCGTCTCGATCTGCATGGGCTGAAAAACCATTGATGGTATAAATTTTGGCGCGTACTTTAATGTCCTCACCA carries:
- the tatC gene encoding twin-arginine translocase subunit TatC, producing MFDELKPHLAELRKRLGISLIVVLVMFLCCFAFWQPLLSFMIAPLKAVLPEGSNVIFTGVQEPFFTAMKVAFFAGFILSLPVIFWQFWLFVAPGLYDNEKKLVVPFVLAATLMFLIGASFCYYVVVPLAFAFLVAFGSALFTALPSIGEYVGFFTKFIVGFGLSFEMPVVIFFFAKLGLVDDQGLKEFFRYAIVIIFTVAGILTPPDVLSQFLMAGPLLILYGISILVAKAVNPYQAPDTSEEKNDDDENKED
- the queA gene encoding tRNA preQ1(34) S-adenosylmethionine ribosyltransferase-isomerase QueA, with the protein product MDPFLKSTYDYYLPTERIATHPVEPRDEARLLVFNRSSGQITHTFFKHLFDFLPEDIGVLLNDTRVVKARIFGKKESGGEIELLLNAPLQENLYSVYIKGRVKKGMRLFFDADLEAELIELKEDGTRLVAFFRKNEALHTKALFDILEIIGHIPLPPYIKREDQEEDSVDYQTVFAKEQGAVAAPTASLHFTDSMFEALKKRYETHFLTLHVGAGTFKPVEAEHILEHVMHSEIYTIPELTCKLIESKKPLLAVGTTVTRTVEYYARTNIPVGKCDLFLHPNNPPLRVNHLLTNFHLPKSTLIMLVASFIGIEKTLELYEEAVKEKYRFFSYGDAMLII
- a CDS encoding flagellar basal body rod C-terminal domain-containing protein, which codes for MQINANAMMAMSSWMGNSAHNVANVNTEEFKATQTTITNQNDAVVAQSAQTQNSTDLETEFTDQISLERAFEANTKPIQAQDEMLGTLLDMKA